The proteins below are encoded in one region of Streptomyces ficellus:
- a CDS encoding DEAD/DEAH box helicase, whose amino-acid sequence MTTTASHHLSPAFPGRAPWGTANKLRAWQQAAMDRYVQEQPRDFLAVATPGAGKTTFALTLASWLLHHHVVQQVTVVAPTEHLKKQWAAAAARIGIKLDPDYSAGPLSKEYHGVAVTYAGVGVRPMLHRNRSEQRKTLVILDEIHHAGDSKSWGEACLEAFEPATRRLALTGTPFRSDTNPIPFVTYEEGNDGIRRSSADYTYGYGNALTDGVVRPVIFLSYSGNMRWRTKAGDEVAARLGEPMTKDAVSQAWRTALDPRGDWMPNVLRAADQRLTEVRKGIPDAGGLVIASDQDSARAYAKLIREITGTKATVVLSDDAGASKRIDEFSEGDDRWMVAVRMVSEGVDVPRLAVGVYATTISTPLFFAQAVGRFVRSRRRGETASVFLPTIPNLLTFANEMEVERDHALDKPKKEGEEDPYAESEKEMDEANKQEDEDTGEQDMLPFEALESDAVFDRVLYDGAEFGMQAHPGSAEEQDYLGIPGLLEPDQVQLLLRKRQARQIAHSKQKPAEEADLLELPAERRPVVSHKELLELRKQLNTMVSAYVHQSGKPHGVIHTELRRVCGGPPSAEATAGQIRERIKKVQEWATRMR is encoded by the coding sequence GACCTTCGCGCTCACCCTCGCGTCCTGGCTGCTGCACCACCACGTCGTGCAGCAGGTCACCGTCGTCGCGCCGACCGAGCACCTGAAGAAGCAGTGGGCCGCGGCCGCCGCGCGGATAGGGATCAAGCTGGACCCGGACTACAGCGCCGGGCCGCTGAGCAAGGAGTACCACGGCGTCGCGGTCACCTACGCCGGCGTCGGCGTACGGCCGATGCTGCACCGCAACCGCAGCGAGCAGCGCAAGACGCTCGTCATCCTCGACGAGATCCACCACGCCGGTGACTCCAAGTCGTGGGGCGAGGCGTGCCTGGAGGCGTTCGAGCCCGCCACGCGGCGGCTCGCGCTCACCGGTACGCCGTTCCGGTCCGACACCAACCCCATCCCCTTCGTCACGTACGAGGAGGGCAACGACGGCATCCGGCGCTCGTCCGCCGACTACACGTACGGATACGGCAACGCCCTCACCGACGGGGTCGTCCGCCCGGTGATCTTCCTCAGCTACAGCGGCAACATGCGCTGGCGCACCAAGGCCGGCGACGAGGTCGCCGCCCGGCTCGGCGAACCGATGACCAAGGACGCCGTCTCCCAGGCCTGGCGCACCGCCCTCGACCCGCGCGGCGACTGGATGCCGAACGTGCTGCGCGCCGCCGACCAGCGCCTCACCGAGGTCCGCAAGGGCATCCCGGACGCGGGCGGCCTCGTCATCGCCTCCGACCAGGACTCCGCACGCGCGTACGCCAAGCTCATCCGCGAGATCACCGGGACGAAGGCGACCGTCGTCCTCTCCGACGACGCGGGCGCCTCGAAGCGCATCGACGAGTTCAGCGAGGGCGACGACCGCTGGATGGTCGCCGTCCGCATGGTGTCCGAAGGCGTCGACGTGCCGCGCCTCGCCGTCGGGGTGTACGCGACGACGATCTCGACGCCCCTTTTCTTCGCCCAGGCGGTGGGCCGTTTCGTCCGTTCGCGCAGGCGCGGCGAGACCGCGTCCGTGTTCCTTCCCACCATCCCCAACCTGCTGACCTTCGCCAACGAGATGGAGGTCGAGCGCGACCACGCCCTCGACAAGCCGAAGAAGGAGGGGGAGGAGGACCCCTACGCCGAGTCCGAGAAGGAGATGGACGAGGCCAACAAGCAGGAGGACGAGGACACCGGCGAACAGGACATGCTGCCCTTCGAGGCGCTGGAGTCCGACGCCGTCTTCGACCGCGTCCTGTACGACGGCGCCGAGTTCGGCATGCAGGCCCACCCCGGCAGCGCGGAGGAGCAGGACTACCTCGGCATCCCCGGCCTCCTGGAGCCCGACCAGGTGCAGCTGCTGCTGCGCAAGCGGCAGGCCCGGCAGATCGCGCACAGCAAGCAGAAGCCGGCCGAGGAGGCCGACCTGCTGGAACTGCCGGCCGAGCGGCGTCCCGTCGTTTCCCACAAGGAACTGCTCGAACTGCGCAAGCAGCTCAACACGATGGTGAGCGCCTACGTCCACCAGAGCGGCAAGCCGCACGGCGTCATCCACACCGAGCTGCGCCGGGTGTGCGGCGGGCCGCCGAGCGCCGAGGCGACGGCCGGCCAGATCCGCGAGCGGATCAAGAAGGTCCAGGAGTGGGCCACCCGCATGCGCTGA
- a CDS encoding IclR family transcriptional regulator yields the protein MTAETSQTLDRGLRVLKLLADTDHGLTVTELSNKLGVNRTVVYRLLATLEQHALVRRDLGGRARVGLGVLRLGRQVHPLVREAALPALRSLAEDIGATAHLTLVDGAEALAVAVVEPTWTDYHVAYRAGFRHPLDRGAAGRAILAARQGALGDPGYTLTHGELEAGASGAAAPLVGVTGVEGSVGVVMLADAVPERVGPRVVDAAREVADALR from the coding sequence GTGACCGCGGAGACTTCCCAGACGCTCGACCGAGGACTGCGCGTCCTCAAGCTGCTCGCCGACACCGACCACGGGCTGACCGTCACCGAGTTGTCCAACAAACTCGGCGTCAACCGCACCGTCGTCTACCGTCTGCTCGCCACCCTGGAACAGCACGCCCTGGTACGCCGTGACCTCGGCGGCCGCGCCCGCGTCGGCCTCGGCGTCCTGCGCCTGGGCCGCCAGGTGCACCCGCTGGTGCGCGAGGCCGCGCTGCCCGCGCTGCGCTCGCTGGCCGAGGACATCGGGGCCACCGCCCACCTCACCCTGGTCGACGGGGCGGAGGCGCTCGCCGTCGCCGTCGTCGAACCGACCTGGACCGACTACCACGTGGCCTACCGGGCCGGGTTCCGCCACCCGCTGGACCGCGGCGCGGCCGGCCGCGCGATACTCGCCGCCCGCCAGGGCGCCCTCGGCGACCCCGGCTACACGCTCACCCACGGCGAACTGGAGGCCGGCGCGAGCGGCGCGGCGGCCCCGCTGGTCGGGGTGACCGGCGTCGAGGGCAGCGTCGGCGTGGTCATGCTCGCCGACGCCGTACCGGAGCGGGTCGGGCCCCGCGTCGTCGACGCCGCCCGCGAGGTCGCGGACGCCCTGCGCTGA
- a CDS encoding S16 family serine protease: MLSTLSRPRALALCALPVVALLAVAGLAPLPFTLAQPGSTSDVLGEHKGKQVITVSGVPVRATTGELRMTTIVATGPRTPVDLGDVVDNWFRGDRAVLPHDSVYPAGKSDAEITERNIGQMRESQNSAVQAALDYLGKSPEQVKVDLQLADIGGPSAGLFFALGIIDKVQGDGRGGDLTGGRTIGGTGTVAADGTVGAVGGVSLKTQAAHRDGATVFLVPKDECADAEAEKPAGLRLVPVTTLKDAVSSLRALEQGKKVPSC, from the coding sequence GTGCTCTCCACGCTCTCGCGCCCCCGCGCTCTCGCCCTGTGCGCCCTTCCCGTCGTCGCGCTGCTCGCCGTCGCCGGGCTGGCGCCGCTGCCGTTCACCCTCGCGCAGCCGGGCTCGACCAGTGACGTCCTGGGGGAGCACAAGGGCAAGCAGGTGATCACCGTCTCCGGCGTGCCCGTCCGCGCGACCACGGGCGAGCTGCGCATGACCACCATCGTGGCCACCGGCCCCCGCACCCCCGTCGACCTCGGGGACGTCGTCGACAACTGGTTCCGCGGCGACCGGGCCGTCCTGCCGCACGACTCGGTCTACCCGGCCGGCAAGTCCGACGCCGAGATCACCGAGCGCAACATCGGCCAGATGCGCGAGTCGCAGAACAGCGCCGTACAGGCCGCGCTCGACTACCTGGGCAAGAGCCCGGAGCAGGTGAAGGTCGACCTCCAGCTCGCCGACATCGGCGGCCCCAGCGCCGGGCTGTTCTTCGCGCTCGGGATCATCGACAAGGTCCAGGGCGACGGCAGGGGCGGTGACCTCACCGGCGGCCGGACCATCGGCGGCACCGGGACCGTCGCCGCGGACGGCACGGTCGGGGCCGTGGGCGGGGTGTCCCTCAAGACACAGGCCGCCCACCGCGACGGCGCCACCGTCTTCCTCGTACCGAAGGACGAGTGCGCGGACGCCGAGGCCGAGAAGCCGGCGGGCCTGCGGCTCGTCCCCGTCACCACCCTCAAGGACGCGGTGTCGTCGCTGCGCGCTCTGGAACAGGGGAAGAAGGTCCCGAGCTGCTGA
- a CDS encoding MFS transporter → MLAANAISTSGSSLTLIGVPWFALQTTGSPGKAGLVAFCATLPVVVSAIVGGPVIDRIGRRRVSVASDLVCALAMAAIPLLHHAGRLEFWGLCALMGVAGLCHAPGQTARHVLVPDLAERAGTTLARAASLFDAVSRGARMAGAALAGVLIALVGAETVLLLDAATFGLSALLVLGGVRGVKAAEPQRSAVPVSPARYRAELREGYAFVLGSRLLLGITLMVMVTNGLSQGWSAVLLPVHAQRNLGGAAAIGLVSAVWGGCALLGALLYAALGDRCRRRTVFTVAFLLSGAPPFLTAATTESVWPLVVTAAVGGLGSGTLNPILTTVLYERIPDALRSRVAGVTTAGALLAMPLGGVGAGFLVERAGLVPTLLAVGGLYFLTTLTPALFPSWREMDGPAPGLSSSGPSSPVPERAATTPRP, encoded by the coding sequence GTGCTGGCGGCCAACGCGATATCCACCAGCGGCAGCTCACTGACCCTCATCGGCGTCCCGTGGTTCGCGCTCCAGACCACGGGAAGCCCCGGCAAGGCGGGACTCGTCGCCTTCTGCGCCACCCTGCCCGTGGTGGTGTCGGCGATCGTCGGCGGGCCGGTCATCGACCGGATCGGGCGGCGGCGCGTCAGCGTCGCCTCGGACCTGGTCTGCGCGCTCGCGATGGCCGCGATCCCGCTCCTGCACCACGCGGGGCGGCTGGAATTCTGGGGGCTGTGCGCGCTGATGGGCGTGGCCGGACTGTGCCACGCACCCGGCCAGACCGCCCGCCACGTCCTCGTGCCGGACCTCGCCGAGCGGGCCGGGACCACCCTCGCGCGGGCGGCGAGCCTGTTCGACGCGGTGTCGCGCGGGGCGCGGATGGCGGGGGCGGCCCTCGCGGGCGTGCTGATCGCGCTGGTCGGTGCGGAGACGGTCCTGCTGCTGGACGCGGCGACGTTCGGGCTCTCCGCGCTGCTGGTCCTCGGCGGCGTACGCGGCGTGAAGGCCGCCGAGCCGCAACGCTCCGCCGTGCCCGTCTCGCCGGCGCGGTACCGGGCGGAGCTGCGCGAGGGGTACGCCTTCGTGCTGGGCTCCCGGCTGCTGCTGGGCATCACGCTGATGGTGATGGTCACCAACGGCCTGAGCCAGGGCTGGAGCGCGGTGCTCCTGCCGGTGCACGCCCAGCGGAACCTGGGCGGCGCGGCGGCGATCGGCCTGGTCTCGGCCGTGTGGGGCGGATGCGCGCTGCTGGGCGCCCTGCTCTACGCGGCGCTGGGGGACCGCTGCCGGCGGCGGACGGTGTTCACGGTCGCGTTCCTGTTGAGCGGGGCTCCGCCGTTCCTCACGGCGGCGACGACGGAGAGCGTGTGGCCGCTGGTGGTGACCGCGGCGGTCGGCGGACTGGGCTCCGGGACGCTCAACCCGATCCTGACGACGGTCCTGTACGAACGGATCCCCGACGCGCTGCGCAGCCGGGTGGCGGGGGTGACGACGGCGGGGGCGCTGCTGGCGATGCCGCTAGGCGGGGTGGGCGCGGGCTTCCTGGTGGAGCGGGCCGGGCTGGTGCCGACGCTGCTGGCGGTCGGCGGCCTCTACTTCCTGACGACGCTCACGCCCGCGCTGTTCCCCAGCTGGCGGGAGATGGACGGTCCGGCGCCCGGGCTCAGCAGCTCGGGACCTTCTTCCCCTGTTCCAGAGCGCGCAGCGACGACACCGCGTCCTTGA
- a CDS encoding winged helix-turn-helix domain-containing protein: protein MPEPEKTEPEKHAPPGPPSIRQLDPRSLRGLAHPLRIRLLNALRHHGPATASQLGGRLGESSGATSYHLRQLASYGFVEDDPERGKGRERWWRAVHQGTAWDDSLFDQEDAETRGAVNVFLHEIATLHGQELSTWIGTMRDWPADWARSADLSDFTLRLGPAQLRELDEKLHALINGYRDVEPAEDATQVRLHLHAFPQTDD, encoded by the coding sequence ATGCCCGAGCCCGAGAAGACCGAGCCCGAGAAGCACGCTCCCCCCGGACCGCCGTCGATCCGGCAGCTCGACCCCCGCTCCCTGCGCGGCCTCGCCCACCCCCTGCGCATCCGGCTGCTCAACGCCCTGCGCCACCACGGCCCGGCCACCGCCTCCCAACTGGGCGGGCGGCTGGGCGAGTCGAGCGGCGCCACCAGCTACCACCTGCGCCAGCTCGCCTCGTACGGCTTCGTCGAGGACGACCCGGAGCGGGGCAAGGGGCGGGAGCGCTGGTGGCGGGCCGTGCACCAGGGCACCGCCTGGGACGACTCGCTCTTCGACCAGGAGGACGCCGAGACGCGCGGCGCGGTCAACGTGTTCCTGCACGAGATCGCCACCCTCCACGGCCAGGAGCTGTCCACCTGGATCGGCACGATGCGCGACTGGCCGGCGGACTGGGCGAGGAGCGCCGACCTGAGCGACTTCACCCTGCGCCTCGGCCCCGCCCAACTGCGCGAGCTCGACGAGAAGCTGCACGCCCTGATCAACGGCTACCGCGACGTCGAGCCCGCCGAGGACGCCACCCAGGTACGGCTCCACCTGCACGCCTTCCCGCAGACCGACGACTGA